ACGTCCTCGATGCCCACGGATATCCGGACGAGGTCGTCCGTCAGGCCGCGCTCCTCGCGGACCGCGGCGGGGATGGACGCGTGCGACATGAAGCACGGCAGGCTGATGAGCGACTTCACGCTCCCTGCATTTGGGAAAGATATGAAAGTGAGAGCAGTTAGCCAAATAGTTTCAGTCGGCAGACGGTAAAAGTAAGCATCGTTGAAAGGATCGTGCTCGTCTGTATGCTCACCGAAGCTGACCGTTACGTGGAAGTACTTGGTGGTTTCGACGACGTGCTTTGAGAGCGCCAGTGAGCCGGTGAGGAAACTGAGAACGGAGCCTGCTCCCTTTGCCTGATATGAGCAAGAGGGGTATGTAATAAGCACGATGATTCAGGGCAGTAATGGAGGTCCAATTTCTGTCAATCAAGCTACTTGATGCGAGGCAACGCTGAAATATAAGAAGTACCTGAGAATAGTGTAGAGACCGCCCAGGATGGTCAGGAAGCCCAGCATAGTTCACTTGCTTGACCCTCGGGTGAGATGCTAGGAACTCAGCAATCTTCTGTGCATTAGCCTAACAACGACAAAACAGTCATTAGCCTCTTCACGAAATGACATGACGACGGAGAGAATGAAACAGATCGAATCAATGCCAGCAACAGATCAACATATGTGATAACATACAAGTTACAGAAAAGTTTCACCTGCTGTTTCTCCACCCGCAGAGCCATGGTTTTGATTCCCCTCAAGCAAAGCCAGCAATCAAAAGGAGCCAAACCAGATCCTTCAGCGTTTTGCAGAAATGCTATCTCTTTAGCCAAGCTGTCAGTGATCAAAATTATTATTATGCATGCAATTCAAAACCATCCCAATTGATGATTCTAAGAAATTTGAAGACCGTTTATAGCTACCTTAAAAAATTAGAtctcttaaaaaaatattaatctCTTCAAAAACATTAAGGACAGAATTATCTTTCCCAAATATTAACGCTGTATCTAGAAATACTCATGTTGCACAGCGATAGACTGACATAGGTAAGATAAGAGCcattccaagaaaaagaaaggtgggCAGAACTAGCGTTTACAAGGACACAGTAACATGTAATTAAAATGGGAGTTTTTTATTATTGGACAGCATAGAGTATCATCATTAGGAGCAAGAGAAGAACAGAGAACACACCTTTCACCCTTTACTGCAAGAATTCCAGCCATAAGATCACTATGTCCAGCTATAAATTTGGTAGCTGAGTGCATCACAATATCTACATATTAGACAATAGACAGAAGAGAACTGTGAGATTAAATGGCTAGAATGCTTCAGTTTCTTGTTGAGTAAACATATTATTCCATACCAGCTCCAAGTTCTATAGGGCGGGAGAGCACTGGAGACATGATGCTGTTGTCTACTAAAACAAGAGCACCACGTGAATGAGCTATCTCTGAGATTTTCTGTCAAGCAAACAAAACAGTGGAGGAGTAACAGTTTATTACAAGGGGAAActtctagaaaaatcaaaatcttATGAATTCTAATGAATGCATCCATAGATGAAGTGCCTTACCTTTATGTCAGTAATTTGTTGGCGAGGATTGGTGGGACTTTCAAGCCAAACTAATTTAGTCAAGGGACCAATTGCAGACGCTACATCACTAATTTTGGTTGTGTCCACTCGTCTGTAAAGAAAGAATATAGATACCACTTGTAAGTCAACAGCAAAAGGACGAAGAAGTCATTGTCACAAAGATAATGAATATCACACTAACTTTACTACGATTCCATGTCTTGGCGCAACTTGCGAGAGAAGACGATCGGATCCACCATATATGTCCTCTCCAGCAACAATTTCTTGCCCTGAAATCATAAGTTTAACCTGTCTATTTGTTGATATACACAGGACAAGATTTCATGCATGAGAAATGGGATGCTCAAAAGAATGCTGAGTGCTTACCAGACTGAATGAGGTGTGTTACTGCAGCTAGTGCTGCCATTCCACTGGTGAAGCAGAATGCTTGATCTGCCTTCTCAAGCTTAGCCATAAGGCTGAAAGTGTGATTAAATTTCATCAGTGCCACTAAATAATTCATTACTTTACACAAAGCATTTGCACTAACCTCTGGAGAACATCACGAGTAGGGTTACCACTTCTAGTATAATCATAAGCTCCATAATCTGTTGCTGAAGGCTGGAGAATAACTTTGGACAGTTAGGCACAGCAGTAAACTAGGGACTGAACAAACAAAAGTTGAAATTGTGAAAAATCCTAACTCCTAAATATGTACAGTCTATACTGAATACTAATTCTTAAAACTGAACAACAAATACTGCCACAAAATTGGCCAAGATCACCAAATAGACACTAAAATACCAGCAAAATAGAGATCAATGAAGAGTGAAGTCTTCACAGAGTTGTATCTATATAAAAACACAGTAACATGTCATGCAAAGTTTGCCAGAATTATACCTAATGACGATCAAGCCCATCAACATACGATGGTTTAAGAAAAATATATCATCATTTAACTATTACAGTTAGCTAGACCGTAACCAAATGTCAGGTATACTACAATTTTAAATGACATGATGCTCGATGTGAACATTTGGCATGGAAATGGTTATGCTCATAGAATCTTCAGTGATCTATTTAAACACTAGAGATTATGTCCTAAAATTGGAAATTTTCAAGCAAATTGCACCCAGCTTATTATTCCCACGTTTACCTCAATATCATTTCGTGTTCCAACCTATAAAAATTCCAAACTAAAATCCTAAAATCTCTCATGATTACAGTTGCAACCGCCACCTAGTATGAAAACTCATCGGAAGTAGGACGAAACAAACAATGTACTTCCCAAAGCAATCGAATTTTATTTGACAAAACACTGATGCATTTAGTTCCCCACTGTGGCCATGTAATCCTAAATTCAGAATTACCTGCTTAAAGGTGGCCGTTTGATACAGAGGCGTGCTGAGAGCCCCATACATGTCGAACGAGTTCTCGAAACTCGTCAGTATCGTCGCCACGCTTGGCTCCTTCGCCT
Above is a genomic segment from Setaria viridis chromosome 4, Setaria_viridis_v4.0, whole genome shotgun sequence containing:
- the LOC117852572 gene encoding cystathionine beta-lyase, chloroplastic, producing the protein MAATAAPPTAPARLFLLHSTRSSNPSSSASAQAQALRVPLPGLTLSRRRMAGAPPAAIAGASGDSERDLSASALSVEAHESAVAPDSGLEAKEPSVATILTSFENSFDMYGALSTPLYQTATFKQPSATDYGAYDYTRSGNPTRDVLQSLMAKLEKADQAFCFTSGMAALAAVTHLIQSGQEIVAGEDIYGGSDRLLSQVAPRHGIVVKRVDTTKISDVASAIGPLTKLVWLESPTNPRQQITDIKKISEIAHSRGALVLVDNSIMSPVLSRPIELGADIVMHSATKFIAGHSDLMAGILAVKGESLAKEIAFLQNAEGSGLAPFDCWLCLRGIKTMALRVEKQQANAQKIAEFLASHPRVKQVNYAGLPDHPGRSLHYSQAKGAGSVLSFLTGSLALSKHVVETTKYFHVTVSFGSVKSLISLPCFMSHASIPAAVREERGLTDDLVRISVGIEDVEDLIADLDRALRTGPA